One window of Dysidea avara chromosome 11, odDysAvar1.4, whole genome shotgun sequence genomic DNA carries:
- the LOC136238878 gene encoding uncharacterized protein — protein MHSLMQSIVDHRCFHPHITGEEAEQLLIASGNHGSFLCRRSEGDTKTYTLSVLNFDEVIHLRMKYTEPYFSLCDTDQFDSPFDIIQHYLDGHGVLRRNRGGAIHLSSPLNNESNIKARWYHGDIYPEMVKSLLNDKGQDGSFLVRLSYKSPGDYSLCVRVKDEIVNVKIFGKGKKFDLGLGKQFDNIEDLIEYYKMYPFSVNEGAQVKLQQEIEPDPNYVSAAGLNHSRTFHRYLTPVLSQGSCTCDDRWQPVSNVKWEYRGTFTLTSDGDRLGSGEIQICGTNGRYSLNLHGNSKGSDYEQCYFRLYHTYYVPEGCDAICMESAYHLGYYIQWDTASQTQGIKFLKGPPKSPPKNTRCIGWNTLKSPKKDFPTAQSLRAWTKPLEDPKKPSGYFFWFGLPDNASTKYEDYVPGLTTDFAVACAVDRDCKLKCPISDRNNK, from the exons ATGCACTCGTTAATGCAGTCAATTGTGGATCACAG GTGTTTTCATCCTCATATCACTGGTGAGGAGGCTGAGCAACTGCTCATAGCATCTGGGAACCATGGCAGCTTTTTGTGTCGACGGAGTGAAGGAGACACCAAAACTTACACACTATCAGTATT AAACTTTGATGAAGTTATACACTTAAGGATGAAATATACTGAACCTTATTTCAGCCTGTGTGATACAGACCAATTTGATTCACCATTTGACATAATCCAACACTACCTAGATGGTCATGGTGTCTTGAGGAGAAACAGAGGTGGAGCTATTCACCTGTCAAGCCCTCTTAATAACGAGAGCAACATTAAAGCCAG ATGGTATCATGGTGATATTTATCCGGAGATGGTtaaatcattattaaatgataaAGGACAAGATGGAAGTTTTCTAGTCAGGCTATCTTATAAATCTCCTGGTGATTACTCGTTGTGTGTGAG AGTAAAAGATGAGATAGTCAACGTGAAGATATTTGGCAAAGGAAAGAAGTTTGACCTTGGACTTGGCAAGCAGTTTGATAATATTGAAGACCTAATCGAGTATTACAAAATGTATCCATTCAGTGTTAATGAAGGAGCACAAGTTAAACTTCAACAG GAAATTGAACCCGATCCTAATTATGTTTCAGCTG CAGGCTTGAATCACAGTAGAACTTTCCATAGATACCTCACACCAGTATTGTCACAG GGTAGTTGTACTTGTGATGATCGGTGGCAGCCTGTGAGTAATGTTAAGTGGGAGTATCGAGGTACTTTTACGCTAACATCAGATGGGG ATAGATTGGGAAGTGGGGAAATCCAGATATGCGGTACAAATGGCCGATACTCTTTGAATCTTCACGGAAATTCTAAAGGAAGTGATTATGAGCAAT GTTACTTCAGATTATATCACACATATTATGTTCCTGAGGGGTGTGATGCCATATGTATGGAGAGTGCTTACCACCTGGGCTACTACATACAATGGGATACTGCATCACAGACACAAGGCATAAAATTCTTG AAAGGACCACCTAAGAGCCCACCCAAGAATACCAGATGTATTGGCTGGAATACACTGAAGTCACCTAAAAAAGATTTTCCAACTGCACAATCCCTACGAGCTTGGACAAAACCACTAGAGGACCCAAAGAAACCTTCAGGATACTTCTTTTGGTTTGGTCTGCCAGATAATGCTTCAACGAAATATGAAGACTATGTTCCTGGGTTGACAACAGATTTTGCAGTTGCATGTGCTGTAGACAGAGATTGTAAATTAAAGTGCCCAATTAGTGATAGAAATAACAAATGA